A genomic window from Gossypium hirsutum isolate 1008001.06 chromosome D12, Gossypium_hirsutum_v2.1, whole genome shotgun sequence includes:
- the LOC107886088 gene encoding NAC domain-containing protein 7 has product MNNFTNVPPGFRFHPTDEELVDYYLRKKFASKRIDLDVIKDVDLYRIEPWDLQELCRIGAEEQNEWYFFSHKDKKYPTGTRTNRATKAGFWKATGRDKAIYCRHCLIGMRKTLVFYKGRAPNGQKSDWIMHEYRLETNENGTPQEEGWVVCRVFKKRMTTVQKVGEYDSSCWYDEQVSFMQDFESPRRIPQPYASYPYHYPCKQELQLQHSFPHDPFLQLPQLESPKLPQSVASVSCNSVVPYGSTLQSSSLSQEEHMQQGHHQQNLNSLYNNGEQAVDQVTDWRVLDKFVASQLSHEEASKENNYSNAAASFHVGEQMDLLGNESKRPGVAHQEYTSTSNSSCQIDLWK; this is encoded by the exons ATGAATAACTTTACAAACGTTCCGCCAGGCTTTAGGTTCCATCCCACAGATGAAGAACTCGTTGATTACTACCTAAGAAAAAAATTTGCTTCAAAAAGGATAGATCTGGATGTCATCAAAGATGTTGATCTTTATAGAATTGAACCATGGGATCTGCAAG AATTGTGCAGAATAGGAGCTGAGGAACAAAATGAATGGTACTTCTTTAGCCACAAAGATAAGAAGTATCCAACAGGTACTCGTACTAATAGAGCAACAAAAGCAGGGTTTTGGAAAGCTACGGGGAGAGATAAGGCTATTTACTGCAGGCATTGCCTTATTGGCATGAGAAAAACCCTAGTCTTTTACAAAGGACGAGCACCCAATGGACAAAAATCTGATTGGATCATGCATGAATATCGACTAGAAACTAATGAAAATGGAACCCCTCAA GAAGAAGGATGGGTGGTATGTAGGGTATTCAAGAAGCGAATGACAACAGTGCAGAAAGTGGGTGAATATGACTCTTCATGTTGGTACGACGAGCAGGTCTCATTCATGCAGGACTTTGAATCCCCAAGGCGAATTCCTCAGCCATATGCATCATACCCTTACCATTATCCCTGCAAGCAAGAGCTTCAATTGCAACACAGTTTCCCCCATGACCCTTTCCTTCAGCTCCCTCAATTGGAAAGTCCCAAACTTCCACAATCAGTCGCAAGTGTAAGCTGCAACTCGGTTGTTCCTTACGGAAGCACTTTGCAGTCTTCGAGCCTCTCGCAGGAAGAACACATGCAGCAAGGGCATCATCAGCAAAATCTGAATTCGCTTTACAACAACGGTGAGCAAGCAGTGGACCAAGTGACTGATTGGCGAGTTCTTGACAAATTTGTTGCCTCTCAGCTCAGCCATGAGGAAGCTTCCAAGGAAAACAACTATTCCAATGCAGCCGCTAGCTTTCATGTGGGTGAACAAATGGATTTACTAGGCAATGAATCTAAAAGGCCAGGAGTTGCTCATCAAGAATATACCTCTACGTCCAATTCGAGCTGTCAAATTGACCTGTGGAAGTGA